One Acanthochromis polyacanthus isolate Apoly-LR-REF ecotype Palm Island chromosome 6, KAUST_Apoly_ChrSc, whole genome shotgun sequence DNA segment encodes these proteins:
- the vwa1 gene encoding von Willebrand factor A domain-containing protein 1, with the protein MEGKLLFTWMLLCLLLRQSAAQNPQPEGVLNCCEGDVLFLVDSSGSVSSYEHSRMLAFLSELLLPFSLGEEQVRVGLLQVGTKPRLEFGFDKYSTQSGLQGALTNVKPLRGDTNTVDALKMAKEWVLRPGAADGARAGLPRVLVWLTDGVKPGDVIGPMAELREEGVAVLVVSTGHGNYQVLRQVVSPAVEDHLYFVDIDDMSIITEDLRDAIIEIIRAERIHVRDISTNSATLHWRPVLSGLSGHYEILFSPVVTGGAGGAGGTGTSTSTLGTQYQKLRQSASSSTALLTGLKPDTTYTATLTPESNEQVFNTLSVTFTTKPEVMSPAVVTVSELQQNSIRVSWGPLQPETVTSYYIEYSALPRGKLNAVTVGPTQNSTLLRGLQPDTTYLVTVSARHASGKENAMSVKVCTQEVTPALADLQLTTVGSDSVQVDWKGSVAGLKGYWLTWESPQSSVPGQRSSLYLPPDSLSTRLNHLPPSARVCVSPIYRTARGDGLCCTAQFHSDALAYGYNS; encoded by the exons TGTCATCCTATGAACACTCCCGCATGCTTGCCTTCCTATCTGAACTCCTCCTCCCCTTTTCGCTGGGAGAGGAGCAGGTGAGGGTTGGACTTCTTCAGGTGGGAACCAAACCACGCCTTGAGTTTGGCTTTGACAAATATAGCACCCAAAGCGGTCTCCAAGGGGCTCTGACAAACGTCAAGCCTCTCAGAGGGGATACTAACACAGTGGATGCACTGAAAATGGCTAAAGAGTGGGTCCTGCGACCCGGAGCGGCGGACGGTGCCCGGGCAGGGCTCCCCAGAGTGCTGGTGTGGTTGACAGATGGGGTGAAACCGGGGGATGTGATTGGACCAATGGCTGAGCTGCGGGAGGAGGGTGTGGCTGTGCTGGTGGTGTCCACAGGGCACGGCAACTATCAGGTGCTGAGGCAGGTGGTGAGTCCAGCTGTGGAAGACCACTTGTACTTTGTGGACATTGATGACATGAGCATCATCACAGAGGACCTGCGGGATGCCATCATTG AAATTATCCGAGCTGAGCGAATCCATGTCCGAGACATCTCTACCAACTCCGCCACGCTCCACTGGCGACCTGTTCTGTCTGGTCTGAGTGGCCACTATGAGATCCTCTTTAGCCCAGTTGTGActggaggagcaggaggtgCTGGTGGGACAGGGACCAGTACGAGCACTCTTGGAACGCAGTACCAGAAACTTCGACAGTCTGCAAGTTCGAGCACTGCCTTGCTAACAGGCCTGAAGCCTGACACCACCTATACAGCAACGCTGACCCCAGAGTCCAATGAACAAGTGTTTAACACGCTCTCTGTGACCTTCACGACAAAGCCAG AGGTGATGAGCCCAGCTGTAGTAACAGTCTCTGAGTTGCAGCAAAACAGCATTCGGGTGAGCTGGGGTCCTCTTCAGCCAGAGACGGTCACAAGTTACTACATTGAGTATTCTGCCCTGCCCAGAGGCAAGCTCAACGCTGTTACAGTGGGCCCAACGCAAAACTCTACTCTGCTCAGAGGCCTCCAACCAGATACCACCTACCTGGTCACTGTCAGTGCTCGGCACGCCTCAGGAAAGGAGAATGCCATGTCTGTCAAAGTGTGCACTCAGGAAG TGACCCCAGCCCTGGCAGACCTCCAGCTCACCACGGTGGGCAGTGACTCGGTGCAAGTCGACTGGAAGGGCAGCGTGGCTGGTTTGAAGGGCTACTGGCTCACCTGGGAGTCACCGCAGAGCTCTGTCCCCGGCCAGCGCTCCTCCCTCTATCTGCCACCTGACTCCCTGTCAACACGACTCAACCACCTCCCCCCTTCGGctagagtgtgtgtgtcaccCATTTACCGTACGGCACGGGGAGATGGACTGTGTTGCACTGCACAGTTTCATTCAG ATGCATTAGCATATGGCTACAATTCATAG